The Miscanthus floridulus cultivar M001 chromosome 7, ASM1932011v1, whole genome shotgun sequence genome includes a region encoding these proteins:
- the LOC136465544 gene encoding uncharacterized mitochondrial protein AtMg00860-like — translation MDRSKNYGAIAGPLTQLLKRDAFQWSAATEAAFTALKAALSGAPILHLPDFSKEFVVDCDASGSGFGAVLHQGMGPLTFFSRPFMARHLKVAAYERELISLV, via the exons ATGGACCGCTCCAAG AACTACGGCGCCATCGCAGGTCCACTCACCCAACTGCTCAAGCGGGATGCGTTCCAGTGGTCCGCGGCCACAGAGGCAGCGTTCACGGCCTTGAAGGCCGCCCTGTCTGGTGCTCCTATCCTGCATCTCCCTGACTTCAGCAAAGAGTTCGTGGTGGACTGTGATGCATCCGGGTCGGGCTTTGGTGCGGTACTTCACCAGGGCATGGGGCCACTCACCTTCTTCAGTCGACCATTCATGGCCCGGCACCTCAAGGTGGCCGCATATGAGCGTGAGCTCATCAGCCTCGTTTAA
- the LOC136463270 gene encoding uncharacterized protein, with protein sequence MESDRPPRRQQPPSGLLAAVTVATAAAMSTVLGDDNLLREILLRVWLPGSLLHAALVCKRWLRHAADPAFLRQFRARHSPYPLGAYLSTARGVTPRPRFLPIQQLPREFAAAARRAGSFFDALLTSGSSASIRDSRGSRLLVTTLETNYGHYDSTHQVCRPLSSAREEEDTVVVVVPPPTPPLPRMVTNPEVEDSIVYYYHEFLPDYSGDGRSASYSCVLMGYSNRQTTVHLYELQDWFWVLRASAAAQLRVSPPRSKVVLVDKNMFYMLSTINKILVCDFHSSSISAMELPDGVEEGHTGRIMLSRGEGSGIYLIHVEESHLRVFRSDNMGSCWTLENHISLQELRTTLGIADRPAVEGNGAGVKIHAVGDNARFVFLEILGAVVFLDITSKQANKIYEMTPEDKELVGVHPLTLKCPHVFLRSA encoded by the coding sequence ATGGAATCCGACCGTCCGCCGCGACGTCAGCAACCACCGTCGGGGCTGCTGGCTGCTGTTACTGTGGCGACGGCGGCAGCCATGTCGACGGTGCTCGGCGACGACAACCTCCTGCGCGAGATCCTCCTCCGCGTCTGGCTGCCCGGCAGCCTCCTCCACGCCGCTCTGGTCTGCAAGCGCTGGCTCCGCCACGCCGCCGACCCGGCCTTCCTCCGCCAGTTCCGCGCCCGCCACTCCCCCTACCCCCTCGGCGCCTACCTCTCCACGGCGAGAGGCGTTACCCCACGCCCTCGCTTCCTCCCGATCCAGCAGCTGCCCCGCGAGTTCGCCGCAGCCGCACGCCGCGCTGGCTCCTTCTTCGACGCCTTGTTGACCAGCGGCTCCTCTGCGTCCATCCGCGACAGCCGCGGCAGCCGCCTCCTTGTCACCACGCTCGAGACGAATTACGGCCACTACGACTCCACGCACCAGGTGTGCAGACCGCTGTCCTCCgcgagggaggaggaggacacggtggtggtggtggtgccgccGCCGACCCCGCCGCTCCCGAGGATGGTCACCAACCCCGAGGTCGAGGACAGCATCGTCTACTACTACCACGAGTTCCTCCCCGACTACAGCGGCGACGGTCGGTCTGCGTCCTATTCCTGCGTGCTGATGGGGTACAGCAATCGGCAGACCACCGTGCACCTGTACGAGCTGCAGGACTGGTTCTGGGTCCTCAGGGCCTCGGCCGCCGCGCAGCTCCGGGTATCGCCGCCGAGATCGAAGGTTGTGCTCGTCGACAAGAACATGTTCTACATGTTGTCCACCATCAACAAAATTCTCGTATGCGATTTTCATTCGTCGAGCATCTCAGCCATGGAGCTCCCGGACGGGGTGGAAGAAGGTCACACTGGGCGCATCATGCTGTCGCGGGGAGAAGGTTCTGGGATTTATCTGATCCATGTCGAAGAATCTCATCTTCGTGTCTTCCGCAGCGATAACATGGGGAGCTGCTGGACCCTGGAAAATCATATTAGCTTGCAAGAGCTGCGCACAACTCTGGGAATTGCAGATAGGCCAGCAGTGGAAGGAAATGGTGCTGGTGTTAAGATACACGCTGTTGGGGACAATGCTAGGTTTGTGTTCTTGGAGATACTTGGCGCCGTTGTGTTCTTGGATATTACAAGCAAGCAGGCAAACAAGATTTATGAGATGACTCCAGAGGACAAGGAATTGGTGGGTGTCCATCCTTTGACGCTCAAGTGTCCTCATGTTTTCCTTCGCTCTGCTTAA